One Aegilops tauschii subsp. strangulata cultivar AL8/78 chromosome 7, Aet v6.0, whole genome shotgun sequence genomic window carries:
- the LOC109736292 gene encoding probable E3 ubiquitin-protein ligase LOG2, producing MGNAGSSGRPNLPPPRPHLHGVPPPYYHQYPPWRPGAAAPPPVPFPTHVERHRAVAVSAGVNVKGHTLRLDRDDDGGHLLAFSFDADAPGSITVYFFAQEGDDCVLKGTKENLLKPVTVTFKEGHGQEFRQPSGTGIKLSMFEESELTKVGEDRVFPLAFKVEVGVPSKQELERKHDAEDSKSLVKFAVFVKKDSAEYGINIVQQILWVNGTRYVLQEIYGIGDRNTADRNVNEDDSGKECVVCLTEPRDTTVLPCRHMCLCRECAQTLRFQTNKCPMCRQPVESLLEIKVDSMPRHHEGGDQ from the exons ATGGGCAACGCCGGAAGCAGCGGCCGCCCCAACCTGCCCCCGCCGCGGCCTCATCTACACGGGGTGCCCCCGCCGTACTACCACCAGTACCCGCCATGGCGCCCGGGcgctgccgcgccgccgccggtgcCGTTCCCCACGCACGTGGAGCGGCACAGGGCCGTTGCGGTGAGCGCCGGCGTCAACGTCAAGGGGCATACCCTGCGGCTGGAccgcgacgacgacggcggccaCCTGCTCGCCTTCTCCTTCGACGCCGACGCCCCCGGGAG TATAACAGTTTACTTCTTTGCACAAGAAGGTGATGACTGTGTCCTGAAGGGTACAAAGGAAAATTTGCTCAAACCTGTCACGGTAACATTTAAGGAAGGTCATGGTCAGGAGTTCAGGCAACCAAGTGGAACTGGAATTAAGCTCTCAATGTTTGAGGAATCTGAGCTAACTAAGGTTGGGGAGGATCGTGTATTTCCTCTCGCATTCAAAGTGGAAGTGGGTGTGCCAAGCAAGCAAGAGTTAGAAAGGAAACATGATGCCGAAGACTCGAAGTCTTTGGTTAAATTTGCTGTGTTTGTTAAGAAAGACAGTGCTGAATATGGGATCAACATTGTGCAGCAGATACTGTGGGTAAATGGAACTAGATATGTCTTGCAGGAGATATACGGTATTGGGGACAGGAACACAGCTGACAGGAATGTAAATGAGGATGATTCTGGGAAAGAATGTGTGGTTTGTCTTACAGAACCAAGAGATACAACTGTCCTTCCATGCAGGCATATG TGCCTATGCAGGGAGTGTGCTCAGACATTAAGGTTCCAGACCAACAAATGCCCCATGTGCAGGCAGCCTGTTGAGAGCCTTCTTGAGATTAAGGTTGATAGCATGCCCAGGCATCATGAAGGAGGAGATCAGTAG
- the LOC109736290 gene encoding uncharacterized protein: protein MDRGGDGSDLELQKQQWARTQDALKGRLVLEDDFEWSLPSVSSNSDQSDARGKLKYIGGFDISFLKEDPSTACAAVVVLDADTLEIVHEEFDVVRMQVPYIPGFLAFREAPILLGLLEKLKINAQHFYPQLLMVDGNGLLHPRGFGLACHLGVLADLPTIGVGKNLHHVDGLDQSEVRKQLEGKGNCNKECISLTGQSGTTWGAAMCSCPGSSRPIYISVGHRISLDSAIGIVKYCCRYRVPEPTRQADIRSKVFLQKHQRLQQ, encoded by the exons ATGGACAGAGGAGGCGACGGCTCTGATCTGGAGCTGCAGAAGCAACAATGGGCGAG GACGCAGGATGCGCTCAAGGGCAGGCTCGTTCTCGAGGATGATTTCGAGTGGTCTTTACCTTCGGTGAGCTCGAACTCGGACCAGAGTGATGCCAGGGGCAAGCTGAAGTATATAGGTGGGTTTGACATTAGCTTCCTCAAAGAAGACCCTTCCACGGCGTGTGCCGCGGTGGTGGTTCTGGATGCCGATACCTTGGAAATCGTCCATGAGGAGTTCGATGTTGTCCGGATGCAAGTGCCGTACATTCCTGGTTTTCTTGCTTTCAGAGAG GCTCCCATTCTTCTTGGACTCCTGGAGAAGTTGAAGATCAATGCTCAACATTTCTACCCTCAG TTACTCATGGTTGATGGAAATGGGTTACTCCATCCACGAG GTTTTGGTTTAGCATGTCATCTCGGTGTCCTTGCAGACCTGCCGACCATCGGAGTTGGAAAAAAT TTGCACCATGTGGATGGTCTTGACCAATCTGAAGTCAGAAAACAGCTTGAAGGAAAAGGAAACTGCAATAAGGAATGTATTTCATTGACTGGGCAGTCTGGGACGACATGGGGAGCG GCAATGTGTTCATGCCCTGGTTCATCGAGGCCAATCTACATCTCAGTTGGTCATCGCATTTCGCTTGACTCTGCCATTGGGATAGTGAAATACTGCTGCAGATATCGTGTTCCAGAGCCTACACGCCAG GCTGATATACGATCGAAGGTATTCCTCCAAAAGCACCAAAGATTACAGCAGTAA
- the LOC109736307 gene encoding F-box protein At5g07610 isoform X1, which yields MENPVEEPMSRLTRDLIAEILSRVPYKSLCICKCVCPAWRDLIADPVYRKKIVHSLTGFFYRITEEAAAFPGVNYAYLSAFPWASVPKTHPRLPLPPDSTDRVMSVDDSCDGLFLARISIGAGNFRYMVSNPATEDWSPPDHRGIQFQVVTQVRIYSSKTGAWVAMEPKWDSQVSLCFGQPRVFRNGCLHLIGLSCFDADVFGLAIVDAQGLKWRIVPLPANSFSGFIGKSHGHLFYVDSDTSLTTISVYTLSGEIYNWGVCHQDDDCIYWKLYKCSNVIPNKESLEVIGVHPHANLIFIAHSNNQVLAYDLDRQESTVVCHLGHTYHRFMQFFPYVPLLSCLPLDGGIRLVTPS from the exons ATGGAGAATCCGGTGGAGGAGCCGATGTCCAGGCTCACCCGCGACCTAATCGCGGAGATCCTCTCTCGCGTGCCCTATAAATCGCTCTGCATCTGCAAGTGCGTCTGCCCGGCCTGGCGCGACCTCATCGCCGACCCCGTCTACAGGAAGAAGATTGTGCACTCCCTGACCGGCTTCTTCTACCGCATCACCGAAGAAGCCGCGGCCTTCCCCGGCGTCAACTACGCCTACCTTTCCGCCTTCCCGTGGGCGAGCGTCCCCAAGACCCACCCGCGGCTGCCGCTGCCGCCCGACAGCACGGACCGCGTCATGTCCGTCGATGATTCCTGCGATGGACTGTTTCTTGCCCGCATTTCTATTGGGGCTGGCAATTTTCGCTACATGGTCTCCAATCCAGCTACCG AGGACTGGTCACCCCCGGACCACCGGGGCATACAATTCCAGGTTGTGACACAAGTGAGGATTTACTCTTCAAAAACTGGTGCGTGGGTAGCAATGGAACCCAAATGGGACAGCCAAGTTAGCCTGTGCTTTGGTCAGCCTAGAGTTTTCCGTAACGGATGTTTGCACCTGATAGGGCTAAGCTGCTTTGATGCAGATGTGTTCGGGTTGGCAATAGTTGATGCACAAGGGCTAAAATGGAGGATCGTCCCGCTGCCAGCTAACAGTTTCTCGGGTTTCATTGGGAAGTCTCATGGGCACCTATTTTATGTCGACTCGGACACATCTTTGACTACTATATCCGTTTACACTCTTAGTGGTGAGATTTATAACTGGGGTGTGTGTCATCAGGATGACGACTGCATCTACTGGAAATTGTACAAGTGTTCAAATGTAATTCCAAATAAGGAGTCTCTCGAAGTCATTGGAGTACACCCACATGCCAATCTCATCTTCATAGCTCATTCGAACAATCAAGTGTTGGCATACGATTTGGATCGTCAAGAAAGCACAGTTGTATGTCACCTTGGCCATACCTACCATAGATTTATGCAATTTTTCCCATATGTGCCGCTCTTGTCCTGCCTACCATTGGATGGAGGAATACGGCTGGTAACTCCCAGTTGA
- the LOC109736307 gene encoding F-box protein At5g07610 isoform X3: MENPVEEPMSRLTRDLIAEILSRVPYKSLCICKCVCPAWRDLIADPVYRKKIVHSLTGFFYRITEEAAAFPGVNYAYLSAFPWASVPKTHPRLPLPPDSTDRVMSVDDSCDGLFLARISIGAGNFRYMVSNPATEDWSPPDHRGIQFQVVTQVRIYSSKTDVFGLAIVDAQGLKWRIVPLPANSFSGFIGKSHGHLFYVDSDTSLTTISVYTLSGEIYNWGVCHQDDDCIYWKLYKCSNVIPNKESLEVIGVHPHANLIFIAHSNNQVLAYDLDRQESTVVCHLGHTYHRFMQFFPYVPLLSCLPLDGGIRLVTPS, encoded by the exons ATGGAGAATCCGGTGGAGGAGCCGATGTCCAGGCTCACCCGCGACCTAATCGCGGAGATCCTCTCTCGCGTGCCCTATAAATCGCTCTGCATCTGCAAGTGCGTCTGCCCGGCCTGGCGCGACCTCATCGCCGACCCCGTCTACAGGAAGAAGATTGTGCACTCCCTGACCGGCTTCTTCTACCGCATCACCGAAGAAGCCGCGGCCTTCCCCGGCGTCAACTACGCCTACCTTTCCGCCTTCCCGTGGGCGAGCGTCCCCAAGACCCACCCGCGGCTGCCGCTGCCGCCCGACAGCACGGACCGCGTCATGTCCGTCGATGATTCCTGCGATGGACTGTTTCTTGCCCGCATTTCTATTGGGGCTGGCAATTTTCGCTACATGGTCTCCAATCCAGCTACCG AGGACTGGTCACCCCCGGACCACCGGGGCATACAATTCCAGGTTGTGACACAAGTGAGGATTTACTCTTCAAAAACTG ATGTGTTCGGGTTGGCAATAGTTGATGCACAAGGGCTAAAATGGAGGATCGTCCCGCTGCCAGCTAACAGTTTCTCGGGTTTCATTGGGAAGTCTCATGGGCACCTATTTTATGTCGACTCGGACACATCTTTGACTACTATATCCGTTTACACTCTTAGTGGTGAGATTTATAACTGGGGTGTGTGTCATCAGGATGACGACTGCATCTACTGGAAATTGTACAAGTGTTCAAATGTAATTCCAAATAAGGAGTCTCTCGAAGTCATTGGAGTACACCCACATGCCAATCTCATCTTCATAGCTCATTCGAACAATCAAGTGTTGGCATACGATTTGGATCGTCAAGAAAGCACAGTTGTATGTCACCTTGGCCATACCTACCATAGATTTATGCAATTTTTCCCATATGTGCCGCTCTTGTCCTGCCTACCATTGGATGGAGGAATACGGCTGGTAACTCCCAGTTGA
- the LOC109736307 gene encoding F-box protein At5g07610 isoform X2, whose product MENPVEEPMSRLTRDLIAEILSRVPYKSLCICKCVCPAWRDLIADPVYRKKIVHSLTGFFYRITEEAAAFPGVNYAYLSAFPWASVPKTHPRLPLPPDSTDRVMSVDDSCDGLFLARISIGAGNFRYMVSNPATGEYTLLPHNGHAGNDSIAYLGFDSDASTEGFHVFEFAEDWSPPDHRGIQFQVVTQVRIYSSKTDVFGLAIVDAQGLKWRIVPLPANSFSGFIGKSHGHLFYVDSDTSLTTISVYTLSGEIYNWGVCHQDDDCIYWKLYKCSNVIPNKESLEVIGVHPHANLIFIAHSNNQVLAYDLDRQESTVVCHLGHTYHRFMQFFPYVPLLSCLPLDGGIRLVTPS is encoded by the exons ATGGAGAATCCGGTGGAGGAGCCGATGTCCAGGCTCACCCGCGACCTAATCGCGGAGATCCTCTCTCGCGTGCCCTATAAATCGCTCTGCATCTGCAAGTGCGTCTGCCCGGCCTGGCGCGACCTCATCGCCGACCCCGTCTACAGGAAGAAGATTGTGCACTCCCTGACCGGCTTCTTCTACCGCATCACCGAAGAAGCCGCGGCCTTCCCCGGCGTCAACTACGCCTACCTTTCCGCCTTCCCGTGGGCGAGCGTCCCCAAGACCCACCCGCGGCTGCCGCTGCCGCCCGACAGCACGGACCGCGTCATGTCCGTCGATGATTCCTGCGATGGACTGTTTCTTGCCCGCATTTCTATTGGGGCTGGCAATTTTCGCTACATGGTCTCCAATCCAGCTACCGGTGAGTACACTCTGCTGCCCCACAATGGCCACGCCGGCAACGACAGCATTGCTTACCTGGGTTTCGACAGCGATGCATCCACTGAGGGGTTTCATGTGTTCGAGTTTGCAGAGGACTGGTCACCCCCGGACCACCGGGGCATACAATTCCAGGTTGTGACACAAGTGAGGATTTACTCTTCAAAAACTG ATGTGTTCGGGTTGGCAATAGTTGATGCACAAGGGCTAAAATGGAGGATCGTCCCGCTGCCAGCTAACAGTTTCTCGGGTTTCATTGGGAAGTCTCATGGGCACCTATTTTATGTCGACTCGGACACATCTTTGACTACTATATCCGTTTACACTCTTAGTGGTGAGATTTATAACTGGGGTGTGTGTCATCAGGATGACGACTGCATCTACTGGAAATTGTACAAGTGTTCAAATGTAATTCCAAATAAGGAGTCTCTCGAAGTCATTGGAGTACACCCACATGCCAATCTCATCTTCATAGCTCATTCGAACAATCAAGTGTTGGCATACGATTTGGATCGTCAAGAAAGCACAGTTGTATGTCACCTTGGCCATACCTACCATAGATTTATGCAATTTTTCCCATATGTGCCGCTCTTGTCCTGCCTACCATTGGATGGAGGAATACGGCTGGTAACTCCCAGTTGA